The following proteins are encoded in a genomic region of Candidatus Edwardsbacteria bacterium:
- a CDS encoding carboxypeptidase-like regulatory domain-containing protein: MKKIFTFCFIVSTIAFSPVIAGADSTGYFTGYVIDAKTKEPMVGAVVQIIGTKMGANTNMDGRFVIVDVPMGIYSLEIRTMLYYTKTVKDVKPTMLALKDSLIPDTLTGCVKNINVDKEVISQRKRYFAIKVTNQSGRLDTITVWPFNKDDMEKWVKAWNHSPTPRIKNPDETQTIRTWNEKEIKRMPGN; the protein is encoded by the coding sequence ATGAAAAAAATATTTACCTTTTGTTTTATTGTTTCTACAATAGCGTTTTCGCCGGTTATTGCAGGTGCTGACTCAACAGGCTATTTTACTGGGTATGTAATTGATGCTAAGACAAAAGAGCCCATGGTTGGCGCTGTTGTTCAAATTATTGGCACCAAGATGGGCGCCAATACCAACATGGACGGAAGGTTTGTGATTGTGGATGTTCCGATGGGAATATATTCCCTGGAGATCAGGACGATGCTTTATTATACAAAGACAGTCAAGGATGTTAAACCGACTATGTTGGCACTAAAGGATTCTTTAATTCCAGATACATTGACAGGATGTGTTAAAAATATAAACGTGGATAAAGAGGTAATATCTCAAAGAAAGAGATACTTTGCAATTAAAGTTACCAATCAAAGCGGCAGATTAGATACTATCACGGTGTGGCCTTTTAATAAGGATGATATGGAAAAGTGGGTAAAAGCCTGGAATCATTCACCAACACCAAGAATAAAAAACCCGGATGAAACCCAAACAATACGGACATGGAATGAAAAAGAGATAAAAAGGATGCCCGGGAATTAA
- a CDS encoding segregation/condensation protein A yields MSNQPYQVKLEIFEGPLDLLLYLIRQEELDIYDIPIARITQQYLEYIEIMKALDIDLAGEFLVMAATLLKIKSKLLLPHHVEIEGEMEDPRKDLVRQLLEYKKFKEAASRLEDREEVQRLMFPRPKGAIEKQEEVQAEPPVPEVGLYELLSAFRQVVERIDKVRLYEIVGEDITIEDRIDFILKQVMENEQMNFSDLFAGERRKLVIVVTFFALLELIRLGRVRVVQDALFGEIIIRKAGGQMAIKPESQ; encoded by the coding sequence ATGTCTAACCAACCATACCAGGTCAAATTGGAGATCTTCGAGGGTCCCCTGGACCTGCTGTTATACCTCATCCGGCAGGAGGAGCTGGACATCTACGACATTCCCATCGCCCGGATCACCCAGCAGTACCTGGAATACATCGAGATCATGAAGGCCCTGGACATCGACCTGGCCGGGGAGTTCCTGGTAATGGCCGCCACCCTGCTGAAGATCAAATCCAAACTCCTCCTGCCGCATCACGTGGAGATCGAGGGCGAGATGGAGGATCCCCGCAAGGACCTGGTGCGCCAGCTGCTGGAATACAAGAAATTCAAGGAGGCCGCCTCCCGCTTAGAGGACCGCGAGGAGGTGCAACGGCTGATGTTCCCCCGGCCCAAAGGGGCCATCGAGAAGCAGGAGGAGGTCCAGGCCGAACCGCCGGTGCCGGAGGTGGGGCTGTACGAGCTGTTGTCGGCCTTCCGGCAGGTGGTGGAGCGGATAGACAAAGTGAGGCTCTACGAGATTGTGGGCGAGGACATCACCATCGAGGACCGGATAGACTTCATACTGAAGCAGGTGATGGAAAACGAGCAGATGAATTTCAGCGACCTGTTCGCCGGAGAACGGAGGAAGCTGGTGATAGTAGTCACTTTCTTCGCCCTGCTGGAGCTGATCCGGCTGGGCCGGGTGAGGGTGGTGCAGGACGCCTTGTTCGGAGAGATAATAATCCGGAAGGCCGGAGGGCAGATGGCCATCAAGCCCGAAAGCCAATGA
- a CDS encoding peptidoglycan DD-metalloendopeptidase family protein has protein sequence MKKTSRALYLLLALALSSLTFGQGIDDQEDALKEVKRKLTEARARASELKGQEKGILGQLERTSEQVRLTRQVLSALRQKETRLNKDLKSLGEQLLTTESQLVKQEALMAVRLREMYKKGGLYQWEVLVSERSFADMAKRYKYMSLITEQDRKLYNNIDGKKRLIVQDKQERESKLMTLAQVKGETEREASNLSADEAKQKKLLSRVQREKSSKEALVKELQEAARKLQKIIDRLEKERKAELARSHNSHVPAAPSYLERNQGSLNWPADGKLYSSFGLKKHEKYNTYIQNNGIDILSATGAPVRSVAAGKVVYAERFIGYGNVVLIDHQSGFYTLYGNLSDILVATGSRVEIFQQIGTVGGSVDGPILHFEVRKGGKPVDPLQWLNKKR, from the coding sequence ATGAAAAAAACATCCCGAGCGTTATATCTGCTTTTGGCCCTAGCGCTGTCGTCGCTCACCTTCGGCCAGGGCATAGACGACCAGGAGGACGCCCTCAAAGAGGTCAAACGCAAACTGACAGAAGCCCGGGCCCGGGCCTCGGAGCTCAAGGGGCAGGAGAAAGGCATCCTGGGCCAGTTGGAGCGAACCTCGGAGCAGGTCCGCTTGACCCGGCAGGTATTATCGGCCCTCCGGCAGAAGGAAACCCGCCTGAACAAGGACCTGAAAAGCCTGGGGGAGCAGCTGCTGACCACCGAATCACAGCTGGTCAAACAGGAGGCTCTGATGGCCGTCCGCTTAAGGGAGATGTATAAAAAAGGCGGCCTGTACCAGTGGGAGGTTCTGGTTTCGGAGCGGTCCTTTGCCGATATGGCCAAAAGGTACAAGTACATGAGCCTGATAACCGAACAAGACCGGAAGCTCTATAACAACATCGACGGCAAGAAGCGTCTGATTGTTCAGGACAAACAGGAGCGGGAGAGCAAGCTGATGACCCTGGCCCAGGTCAAAGGCGAGACCGAACGGGAGGCGTCCAACCTGAGTGCTGATGAGGCCAAGCAGAAGAAATTGTTAAGCCGAGTTCAGCGGGAGAAATCATCCAAGGAGGCGCTGGTCAAGGAGCTCCAGGAGGCCGCCAGGAAACTGCAAAAGATAATCGACCGCCTGGAGAAGGAACGTAAAGCAGAACTGGCCCGCAGCCACAACTCCCATGTACCGGCGGCTCCCAGCTATCTGGAGAGGAACCAGGGCTCGCTGAACTGGCCGGCCGATGGAAAACTGTACTCCAGCTTCGGCCTGAAGAAACACGAAAAATACAACACCTATATCCAGAATAACGGAATAGACATCCTGTCGGCCACCGGGGCTCCGGTGCGGTCGGTGGCCGCCGGCAAGGTGGTCTACGCCGAGAGATTCATTGGCTACGGCAACGTGGTGCTGATAGACCACCAGTCGGGTTTCTATACCCTTTATGGAAACCTGAGCGATATCCTGGTGGCCACCGGATCCCGGGTGGAGATCTTCCAGCAGATCGGGACGGTGGGTGGCTCGGTGGACGGCCCCATCCTGCATTTCGAGGTCCGTAAAGGCGGCAAGCCGGTGGATCCCCTGCAATGGTTGAACAAGAAACGATAA
- the leuD gene encoding 3-isopropylmalate dehydratase small subunit (catalyzes the isomerization between 2-isopropylmalate and 3-isopropylmalate in leucine biosynthesis), translating to MGKVVLKLGADISTDIIYPGRFMATVLPTETPQFAFVDDAAFNQKLKSKQIEPGSFIVADKNFGCGSSREQAASCLVGWGLKVIAKNFSRIFLQNSINVGLYMVICPTIEASEGDELVVEGGNVRNVTTGKEFPIVPLPQARQAIIDAGGLIPYTRKMVLAGKK from the coding sequence ATGGGTAAAGTAGTATTGAAACTGGGCGCCGATATCTCCACCGACATCATCTATCCCGGCCGCTTTATGGCCACGGTTCTCCCCACCGAGACCCCCCAGTTCGCCTTCGTGGACGACGCCGCGTTCAACCAGAAGCTGAAATCCAAGCAGATCGAGCCCGGCAGCTTCATCGTGGCCGACAAGAATTTCGGCTGCGGCTCCTCCCGGGAACAGGCCGCCTCCTGCCTGGTGGGCTGGGGCCTGAAGGTGATCGCCAAGAATTTTTCCCGGATATTCCTGCAGAACTCCATCAACGTGGGCCTGTACATGGTGATCTGCCCGACCATCGAGGCCAGTGAGGGCGACGAACTGGTGGTTGAGGGTGGGAACGTCCGGAACGTGACAACGGGGAAAGAATTTCCCATCGTTCCCCTGCCTCAGGCCCGGCAGGCCATCATTGACGCCGGAGGGCTGATACCATATACCAGGAAGATGGTGCTGGCCGGAAAGAAATAG
- a CDS encoding 3-isopropylmalate dehydratase large subunit: protein MGMTMVQKILAKAVGQASVKVNDVVEPKVSLAMSHENGALVINQFNEIYKDTGIEAKVWDPSKIAIIFDHRVPAESSKTAGNQKKIREFVAKQGITKFHDIRGDEGGICHQILPESGYDLPGQVIVGTDSHTTSHGALGAFSFGIGATEMAAVWALGKILNVEVPGTIKVVVNGTLPKYVEPKDIILHLVGKLTAEGANFKVIEFHGETIRKMSTSGRLVLCNMTVEAGATGGIVPPDAETVRYLKKEAGVKNIPELFGPDADAVYEQVVEIDVSKLEPQIAFPHTVDNVRPVGAAKGIKIQQIVIGSCTNGRLDDLAIAAGILKGKKVARSVRMLVFPASTRIYQQALKKGYVEIFMKAGAVVMNSGCGPCLGIHQGALADGDKALATTNRNFKGRMGNPNAEVYLSSAATAAASAITGEITDPRTVAPAPKVSVKRPKIKTVKPKAKKKVVAKRPAKKTVKKAAPRQARGLKKKGRK, encoded by the coding sequence ATGGGAATGACAATGGTCCAAAAGATCCTGGCCAAGGCCGTCGGCCAGGCATCGGTCAAAGTGAACGATGTGGTCGAGCCCAAGGTCAGCCTGGCCATGTCCCACGAGAACGGCGCGCTGGTGATCAACCAATTCAACGAGATCTACAAGGACACCGGGATCGAAGCCAAGGTCTGGGATCCTTCTAAGATCGCCATCATCTTCGACCACCGGGTGCCGGCCGAGAGCTCTAAGACCGCCGGGAACCAGAAGAAGATCCGCGAGTTCGTGGCCAAGCAGGGCATCACCAAGTTCCACGACATCCGGGGCGACGAGGGCGGCATCTGCCACCAGATCCTTCCCGAGAGCGGCTACGACCTGCCGGGCCAGGTAATCGTCGGCACCGACAGCCACACCACCAGCCACGGAGCCTTGGGAGCCTTCTCCTTCGGCATCGGGGCCACCGAGATGGCCGCGGTCTGGGCCCTGGGCAAGATACTGAACGTGGAGGTGCCGGGGACCATCAAGGTGGTGGTCAACGGGACGCTTCCCAAATACGTCGAGCCCAAGGACATCATTCTGCACCTAGTCGGAAAACTGACCGCCGAGGGCGCCAACTTCAAGGTGATAGAGTTTCACGGCGAGACCATCAGAAAGATGTCCACCTCCGGCCGGCTGGTGCTGTGCAATATGACCGTTGAGGCCGGAGCCACCGGCGGCATCGTCCCGCCGGATGCCGAGACCGTGCGCTACCTGAAAAAGGAAGCCGGGGTCAAGAACATCCCCGAACTGTTCGGCCCGGATGCCGACGCTGTTTATGAGCAGGTGGTGGAGATCGACGTTTCAAAACTGGAGCCCCAAATCGCCTTCCCACACACCGTTGACAATGTCAGGCCGGTGGGCGCCGCCAAGGGAATCAAGATCCAGCAGATCGTGATCGGCTCCTGCACCAACGGCCGTCTGGATGACCTGGCCATAGCCGCCGGAATCTTAAAAGGCAAGAAAGTGGCCCGCAGCGTCCGGATGCTGGTGTTCCCGGCCTCCACCCGTATCTACCAGCAGGCTTTGAAGAAGGGTTATGTGGAAATATTCATGAAGGCCGGCGCGGTGGTGATGAACTCCGGCTGCGGCCCCTGCCTGGGCATACACCAGGGGGCTCTGGCCGATGGCGACAAGGCCCTGGCCACAACTAACAGGAATTTCAAGGGGCGGATGGGCAATCCCAACGCCGAGGTCTACCTGAGCTCGGCGGCCACCGCCGCGGCCTCGGCCATCACCGGAGAGATCACCGATCCCCGCACCGTGGCCCCGGCCCCCAAGGTCTCTGTGAAAAGGCCCAAGATCAAAACCGTTAAGCCCAAGGCCAAGAAAAAAGTTGTGGCCAAAAGACCGGCCAAGAAGACCGTGAAAAAAGCCGCCCCTCGACAGGCTCGGGGTCTTAAAAAGAAAGGGAGGAAATAA
- a CDS encoding hydroxymethylglutaryl-CoA lyase, with amino-acid sequence MSEIYIHEVGLRDGLQIEKQPVPTDVKIKWIDDLMGSGVDIIQVGSFVHQVKVPQMADTDALFEHYAKNGKKRPEAVLSGLVLNEKGFERGLACGVEMFCMGVSASETHSQKNTGMSPTKAMGQILSMAKKAQDAGKKVQASVQSAFGCGFDGAIPEDKVLAMVKKYLEAGIRNISLADTAGHANPQQVERLFSAIRKMDPKVELACHFHNTYGLGMANCYAAINAGVKYIETAVGGLGGCPFTKVAAGNVGTEDFVHSLQRAELRTDIDLFRLLDVAQEVSVFFNRELPGAVLKSGSLIKPRPKKMMNNIRVLDMTNVLSGPFSTMHLALLGAEVIKIENPEGGDLARKLGAVPALNQKLMGTSFLAQNANKKSITLNLKAEEAKEIFRKLIKTADVVVENFRPGVMDRLGFSYAEIKKINPKIVYCAISGFGQAGPDAFKPAYDQIIQGLSGVMDVNGDERLHPLRAGFPVCDTVGGLNAAFAIMAALYYREKTGEGQFIDIALLDSIMPLMGWVAANLLIGGQQPVAMGNDNFTAAPSGMFVTKDGFVNIAANQQKQWEDLATVLGVPELLTDPRFQERDTRKKNRKELTPLLEAKLKQQTTDYWVEALNAKGIPTGDIFSLEKALAAEQVKYRKTIESIKDPDLGELKLFNLSAKFSATPASIDAPPPTLGQHQNEILTQLGYTAEQITAMKEKAAI; translated from the coding sequence ATGTCTGAAATTTATATTCACGAGGTGGGCCTGCGGGACGGTCTGCAGATCGAAAAACAGCCGGTGCCTACGGACGTCAAGATCAAATGGATCGACGATCTGATGGGTTCCGGGGTGGACATCATCCAGGTGGGCTCCTTCGTCCATCAGGTGAAGGTGCCCCAGATGGCCGACACCGACGCCCTGTTCGAGCACTATGCCAAGAACGGCAAAAAGAGGCCGGAGGCCGTCCTATCCGGGTTGGTGCTCAACGAAAAGGGTTTCGAGCGGGGGCTGGCCTGCGGGGTGGAGATGTTCTGCATGGGCGTCTCGGCCTCCGAGACCCACAGCCAGAAGAACACCGGCATGAGCCCGACCAAGGCCATGGGCCAGATCCTGTCTATGGCTAAAAAGGCCCAGGACGCCGGCAAGAAGGTCCAGGCCTCGGTGCAGTCGGCCTTCGGCTGCGGCTTCGACGGGGCCATTCCTGAAGACAAGGTGCTGGCCATGGTCAAAAAATACCTGGAGGCCGGGATCAGGAACATCAGCCTGGCCGACACCGCCGGGCACGCCAATCCCCAGCAGGTGGAGCGGCTGTTCTCCGCCATCCGGAAGATGGATCCCAAGGTGGAACTGGCCTGCCATTTCCACAATACTTATGGGTTGGGAATGGCCAACTGCTATGCCGCCATCAACGCCGGAGTGAAGTACATCGAGACGGCGGTGGGCGGACTTGGGGGATGCCCCTTCACCAAGGTGGCGGCCGGGAACGTCGGCACCGAGGATTTCGTCCACTCCCTGCAGCGGGCCGAGCTCCGGACCGACATCGACCTGTTCCGCCTGCTGGATGTCGCTCAGGAGGTTTCCGTGTTCTTTAACCGCGAATTGCCGGGCGCCGTGCTCAAGTCCGGCTCACTTATAAAGCCGAGGCCGAAAAAAATGATGAATAACATCCGGGTGCTGGACATGACCAACGTCCTGTCCGGGCCCTTCTCCACCATGCACCTGGCCCTGTTGGGGGCCGAGGTGATCAAGATCGAGAACCCCGAGGGCGGCGACCTGGCCCGCAAGCTGGGCGCGGTTCCGGCCCTGAATCAAAAGTTGATGGGAACCTCGTTCCTGGCCCAGAACGCCAACAAGAAATCCATTACGCTTAATTTGAAGGCCGAAGAGGCCAAGGAGATCTTCCGTAAGCTTATAAAGACCGCCGACGTGGTGGTGGAGAATTTCCGTCCCGGCGTGATGGACCGTTTGGGCTTCTCCTATGCCGAGATCAAAAAGATAAATCCGAAAATAGTCTACTGCGCCATCTCCGGGTTCGGCCAGGCCGGGCCCGACGCCTTCAAGCCGGCCTACGACCAGATCATCCAGGGCCTGTCCGGGGTGATGGACGTCAACGGCGACGAGCGCCTGCACCCACTTAGGGCTGGCTTCCCGGTGTGCGATACGGTGGGGGGCCTCAATGCCGCCTTCGCCATCATGGCCGCCCTGTATTACCGGGAGAAGACCGGCGAGGGCCAGTTCATAGACATCGCCCTTTTGGACTCCATCATGCCCCTGATGGGCTGGGTGGCGGCCAATCTGCTGATCGGCGGACAGCAGCCGGTGGCTATGGGCAACGACAATTTCACCGCCGCGCCATCGGGCATGTTTGTGACCAAGGACGGCTTCGTCAACATCGCGGCCAACCAGCAGAAACAGTGGGAGGATCTGGCCACCGTGCTGGGCGTGCCGGAACTGCTGACCGATCCCCGGTTCCAGGAGCGGGATACCCGCAAGAAGAACCGAAAAGAACTGACCCCCCTGCTGGAGGCCAAGCTTAAACAGCAGACCACCGACTATTGGGTGGAGGCGCTGAACGCCAAGGGCATCCCCACCGGCGACATCTTCAGCTTAGAGAAGGCCCTGGCCGCCGAGCAGGTGAAATACCGCAAGACCATCGAAAGCATCAAGGACCCGGACCTGGGCGAGCTGAAGCTGTTCAACCTGTCGGCCAAGTTCTCGGCCACCCCGGCTTCAATCGACGCCCCGCCCCCGACTTTGGGCCAGCACCAAAACGAGATCCTTACCCAGTTGGGCTACACGGCGGAACAGATCACGGCCATGAAGGAAAAGGCTGCGATCTGA
- a CDS encoding isocitrate/isopropylmalate dehydrogenase family protein, translating into MAKYKIAWLPGDGIGIEALEAAKIVLDKVKLDAEYIHGDIGWEFWCKEGDSFPQRTIDLLGKVDAAMFGAITSKPVKAAEKELVPELQGKGMVYRSPIVRMRQLFDLYTCLRPCRAFPGNPINYKEGIDLVVFRENTEDLYAGVEFSPVPQEVKDVLLKNAKGFAAFKDVALDQYAITCKINTRKGSERIIRAAFEYAKKYGRKKVTIIHKANVVRATEGLFLEIGKEVAKDYPGIQCDDANIDAICMWLLKNPMNYEVLVATNMFGDIVSDLCAQMVGGLGFGCSGNIGEKLAVFEPTHGSAPKYAGMYKCNPIATILAAKMMLTWLGETEKADKIEKATAEVIKEGKVKTYDMGGTNKTLEMAEAIAKKL; encoded by the coding sequence ATGGCCAAGTACAAGATAGCCTGGTTGCCGGGCGACGGCATCGGGATCGAGGCCCTGGAAGCCGCCAAGATAGTGCTGGACAAGGTCAAGCTGGATGCCGAGTACATCCACGGCGACATCGGTTGGGAGTTCTGGTGCAAGGAGGGCGATTCCTTCCCCCAAAGGACCATTGACCTGTTGGGCAAGGTTGACGCCGCCATGTTCGGCGCCATCACCTCCAAGCCGGTCAAGGCCGCCGAGAAGGAGCTGGTTCCCGAGCTGCAGGGCAAGGGCATGGTCTACCGCTCGCCCATCGTCCGGATGCGCCAGCTGTTCGACCTGTACACCTGCCTGCGCCCCTGCAGGGCTTTCCCCGGCAATCCCATCAATTACAAGGAGGGCATCGACCTGGTGGTGTTCCGGGAGAACACCGAGGACCTGTACGCCGGGGTGGAATTTTCCCCGGTGCCCCAGGAGGTCAAAGACGTCCTGCTGAAGAACGCCAAGGGCTTCGCCGCCTTCAAGGATGTGGCCCTGGACCAGTACGCCATCACCTGCAAGATCAACACCCGCAAGGGTTCGGAGCGGATCATCCGGGCGGCCTTCGAATACGCCAAGAAATACGGCCGCAAGAAGGTGACCATTATCCACAAGGCCAACGTGGTGCGGGCCACCGAGGGGCTGTTCCTGGAGATCGGCAAGGAAGTGGCCAAGGATTACCCCGGCATCCAGTGCGACGACGCCAACATCGACGCCATCTGCATGTGGCTGCTGAAGAACCCCATGAACTACGAGGTGCTGGTGGCCACCAATATGTTCGGCGACATCGTCTCCGACCTGTGCGCCCAGATGGTGGGCGGCCTGGGCTTCGGCTGCTCCGGCAACATCGGCGAAAAACTGGCGGTATTCGAACCCACCCACGGCTCGGCACCCAAATACGCCGGGATGTACAAGTGCAACCCCATCGCCACCATTCTGGCGGCCAAAATGATGCTGACCTGGCTGGGCGAGACCGAGAAAGCCGACAAGATAGAAAAGGCCACCGCCGAGGTGATCAAGGAGGGCAAGGTTAAAACCTACGACATGGGTGGCACCAACAAGACCCTGGAAATGGCCGAGGCCATCGCCAAAAAATTATAA
- the pcaF gene encoding 3-oxoadipyl-CoA thiolase, with product MQDVFICAAVRTPVGKYGGALSSVRADDLAAIPLKTLVDANRGVDWPSLDDVILGCANQAGEDNRNVARMALLLAGLPETVSGLTVNRLCGSGMDAVGTAARFIRAGEADLIVAGGVESMSRAPFVMGKAAEAFSRKIELYDTTIGWRFVNQSFEKRFGTESMIETAENIATEYGISREDQDRFAFWSQEKAQIAQNDGSLSREIIPVYIPQRKGDPIIIDRDEHPRKVSLGKLGELKPITRPQGTITAGNSSGINDGAAALLVASGSALKKYHLTPLAKILGMSTAGVPPRIMGMGPVPATKKLLDRLKLTLNDMDILEINEAFAAQALGCIRELGLADNDARINPLGGAIALGHPLGMSGARILVSASLQLQKSNLKRALCTMCVGVGQGIAMVIERV from the coding sequence ATGCAAGACGTTTTCATCTGCGCCGCAGTCAGGACCCCGGTAGGAAAGTACGGGGGGGCTCTTTCATCGGTGAGGGCTGACGATCTGGCGGCAATTCCCCTGAAAACGCTGGTCGATGCCAACCGGGGCGTCGATTGGCCGTCGCTCGATGATGTGATACTGGGCTGCGCCAACCAGGCCGGGGAGGACAACCGGAACGTTGCCCGGATGGCGCTGCTGCTGGCCGGCCTGCCGGAAACCGTATCGGGGCTGACAGTGAACCGTCTGTGCGGATCCGGAATGGATGCCGTGGGCACTGCAGCCAGATTCATCCGGGCCGGAGAGGCGGATCTGATCGTGGCCGGCGGCGTGGAAAGCATGTCCCGGGCTCCGTTTGTGATGGGGAAAGCGGCCGAAGCGTTCTCCCGGAAAATCGAGCTATATGACACCACCATCGGGTGGAGGTTCGTCAACCAGTCGTTTGAAAAAAGATTCGGCACTGAATCCATGATCGAAACGGCCGAGAACATCGCCACCGAATACGGGATCAGCCGGGAGGACCAGGATAGATTTGCCTTCTGGAGCCAGGAGAAAGCGCAGATAGCGCAGAATGACGGCTCATTATCAAGAGAGATCATCCCTGTATATATCCCGCAGCGCAAGGGCGATCCTATAATTATTGACAGGGATGAGCACCCCCGGAAGGTCAGCTTGGGAAAATTAGGGGAGCTTAAGCCGATAACCCGCCCACAAGGAACGATCACCGCCGGCAACTCTTCAGGGATTAACGACGGGGCGGCGGCATTGCTGGTGGCATCCGGGAGTGCCTTAAAAAAATACCACCTGACCCCCCTGGCCAAGATCCTGGGAATGAGCACGGCCGGGGTCCCCCCCAGGATAATGGGAATGGGACCGGTTCCGGCGACAAAAAAACTGTTGGATCGGCTGAAACTGACGCTAAATGATATGGACATTTTGGAAATCAACGAAGCCTTTGCCGCACAGGCGCTGGGCTGTATCCGGGAATTGGGTCTGGCCGATAACGATGCCCGGATCAACCCCCTGGGTGGGGCCATCGCCCTTGGTCATCCGTTGGGTATGAGCGGCGCCAGAATTCTTGTCTCCGCCTCCCTCCAATTGCAGAAAAGCAATCTAAAGAGGGCGCTGTGCACCATGTGTGTTGGGGTGGGACAGGGTATTGCAATGGTGATCGAGAGGGTCTGA
- a CDS encoding aspartate aminotransferase family protein has protein sequence MTDGLNDGNAVTNTEEALYKRACECLPGGVSRNLVYRKPHPFYVSSASGCYVTDINGVKHVDFANNIASLIHGHAHPAIVEAVCAQIRRGTAFTIGTEVEIQLAELLCNRVPGFQKIRFVNSGTEAVMAMIKTARAFTGKPKIAKAEGGYHGSYDCAETSQSANPSNWGNPDLPNKVPNVYGTPQGVLDDVVIYPFNDIERTIKILDRYAGEIACVIVDPIPHRIGMIKASQEFVEAIHAWTRQNGALLAFDEVICFRVNYQGAQGNYTVAPDLTSLGKIIGGGFPIGAFAGRDDVMSVLDPGHNSFRFPLSGTFSANPVSMTAGRVAMEMFDRQAVNKLNVTAQIARKQIFEAAQVAGLPICITGEGSMFKIHFRENPPTTYRESYEDEKAKKIINLFLEHLYQKGVIIINSCSCVFSTVVTQKEIDLLSEAALSGFRHIKPYLK, from the coding sequence ATGACTGACGGATTAAATGACGGCAATGCCGTAACCAACACCGAGGAAGCCTTGTATAAAAGGGCCTGCGAGTGCCTGCCGGGCGGAGTCAGCCGCAATCTGGTCTACCGCAAGCCCCATCCGTTCTATGTTTCCAGCGCTTCGGGATGCTATGTTACCGACATCAACGGAGTAAAGCATGTGGATTTCGCCAATAATATCGCCTCGCTCATCCATGGACACGCGCATCCGGCCATAGTCGAGGCCGTCTGCGCCCAGATACGGAGGGGCACCGCCTTCACCATTGGGACCGAGGTTGAGATCCAGTTGGCCGAACTTTTGTGCAATCGGGTCCCCGGCTTTCAGAAGATACGTTTTGTAAATTCCGGCACCGAAGCGGTCATGGCCATGATCAAGACCGCCAGGGCCTTTACCGGCAAGCCCAAGATCGCCAAGGCGGAGGGCGGATACCACGGCAGTTACGACTGTGCCGAGACCAGCCAGAGCGCCAACCCATCGAACTGGGGCAACCCGGACCTGCCGAACAAGGTGCCGAACGTGTACGGCACTCCCCAAGGCGTCCTTGACGACGTGGTCATTTATCCATTCAACGACATCGAAAGAACGATTAAAATTCTTGACCGATATGCCGGGGAGATCGCCTGCGTCATTGTCGATCCCATCCCCCACCGGATAGGGATGATAAAAGCCAGCCAGGAATTCGTCGAAGCGATCCATGCCTGGACCCGCCAGAACGGGGCCTTGCTGGCTTTCGACGAGGTTATCTGTTTCAGGGTCAACTACCAAGGCGCTCAGGGCAATTACACCGTGGCGCCGGACCTCACTTCGCTGGGGAAGATCATCGGCGGCGGCTTTCCGATCGGGGCCTTTGCCGGACGCGACGACGTCATGAGCGTGCTTGACCCGGGCCACAACAGCTTCCGATTTCCCCTGTCCGGAACCTTTTCGGCCAATCCGGTGTCGATGACGGCCGGAAGGGTTGCCATGGAGATGTTCGACCGCCAGGCGGTGAATAAGCTGAATGTTACCGCCCAGATTGCCCGAAAACAGATCTTCGAGGCCGCCCAGGTCGCCGGCCTGCCCATCTGCATCACCGGGGAGGGGTCCATGTTCAAGATCCATTTCCGGGAGAACCCGCCAACCACCTACCGTGAGAGCTACGAGGATGAAAAGGCCAAGAAGATCATCAATCTGTTCCTGGAGCATCTTTACCAAAAGGGCGTGATAATCATCAACTCCTGTTCCTGTGTGTTCTCCACCGTAGTGACCCAGAAGGAGATAGACCTCCTGTCCGAAGCGGCCCTGAGCGGGTTCAGGCACATAAAACCATATTTGAAATAA